From one Pseudactinotalea sp. HY158 genomic stretch:
- the gatC gene encoding Asp-tRNA(Asn)/Glu-tRNA(Gln) amidotransferase subunit GatC, with the protein MPTINPDEVARLADLARIDLTQDETARLAAELDVIVAAVATVSEAVSGDVPATSHPLPLSNVFRDDVVGPTLDPEVVLAQAPAAAEGRFAVPQILGEDA; encoded by the coding sequence ATGCCCACCATCAATCCAGATGAGGTTGCGCGCCTCGCCGACCTCGCGCGGATCGACCTGACGCAGGACGAGACCGCCCGCCTCGCCGCCGAGCTGGACGTGATCGTCGCCGCCGTCGCCACCGTGAGCGAGGCCGTCTCCGGCGACGTCCCGGCCACGAGCCATCCGCTCCCGCTCTCGAACGTCTTCCGCGACGACGTCGTCGGGCCCACGCTCGACCCCGAGGTCGTGCTGGCCCAGGCGCCGGCCGCCGCCGAGGGCCGCTTCGCCGTTCCGCAGATCCTGGGAGAAGACGCATGA